The following proteins are co-located in the Verrucomicrobiia bacterium genome:
- a CDS encoding helix-turn-helix domain-containing protein, whose protein sequence is MNRFSKVPPEVLYDQNLTVEHLRVYGALASSVRGGRNTTNIGQRLISKLTKLSKTTVGRRLKELAEFGHVVSEVDHKGMRAHFRMISPVFAVYDRKSYGRKGVNVGGMSSTVRVASAWAKTSVDRSEIDAILGRKESA, encoded by the coding sequence TTGAACCGCTTTTCGAAGGTTCCGCCGGAGGTTTTGTACGATCAAAACCTTACCGTAGAGCACCTTAGGGTGTACGGGGCGCTGGCTTCGAGCGTTCGCGGCGGGCGCAACACGACAAACATTGGGCAGCGGCTGATTTCGAAGCTGACGAAACTCAGCAAAACCACTGTAGGCAGGAGACTTAAGGAATTGGCAGAGTTCGGGCATGTGGTGTCAGAAGTGGACCACAAAGGGATGCGGGCGCACTTTCGAATGATATCGCCGGTATTTGCGGTTTATGATCGCAAAAGCTATGGAAGGAAAGGCGTTAATGTTGGCGGCATGAGTTCGACAGTGCGCGTGGCGAGTGCCTGGGCGAAGACCAGCGTGGACCGGTCGGAGATCGACGCCATTCTGGGGCGGAAGGAGAGCGCGTGA
- a CDS encoding DUF3560 domain-containing protein: MNIFTGGKADWLSLPETKRNELKNSCLWSNRNGCWISRAKAGNTYFLAQLLAELGFENQGTEGERLSFAEQIEVKQERAAERADRYEDRADKAEESSTALYNRAHSMADCIPLGQPILVGHYSEGRDRRFRDRISKTFERGFEEGDKAKYYERRAVCARASADGSQYSDPRYLGNRIKETKAEIAVLENRLQGKFYHYSTPEPIADDYRNRLTVLLDEQHEKLEFYEHCLATCGREVFTKETLKGKQAVKIRGRWEPIVKLNPSTVAVPNICFPLPEDQRKYAMKYAYTEVQEAR; this comes from the coding sequence TTGAACATTTTCACTGGCGGCAAAGCCGACTGGCTGTCTCTGCCGGAAACCAAGCGGAACGAACTCAAGAACTCATGCCTGTGGAGCAATCGCAATGGCTGCTGGATCAGCCGAGCAAAGGCCGGAAACACATACTTCCTGGCCCAGTTGCTCGCCGAACTCGGTTTTGAGAACCAAGGCACGGAAGGCGAACGCCTTAGCTTTGCTGAACAGATCGAAGTGAAGCAAGAACGGGCCGCTGAACGCGCCGACCGATACGAAGATCGAGCGGATAAGGCCGAGGAATCCAGCACCGCCCTATACAACCGAGCCCACAGCATGGCAGATTGCATTCCGTTAGGCCAGCCGATTCTGGTAGGCCATTACTCCGAGGGACGCGATAGAAGATTCCGCGATCGCATCAGCAAAACGTTTGAACGCGGTTTCGAGGAAGGCGACAAGGCCAAGTATTACGAGCGCCGCGCTGTTTGCGCTCGTGCATCCGCCGATGGTTCGCAATACAGCGATCCGCGCTATCTGGGCAATCGCATCAAAGAAACCAAGGCCGAAATCGCTGTGCTCGAAAATCGGCTGCAAGGGAAGTTTTATCACTACAGCACGCCCGAGCCAATTGCTGACGACTACCGCAACCGTTTGACAGTGTTGCTTGACGAACAGCACGAAAAGCTAGAGTTTTACGAGCACTGCTTAGCGACTTGCGGCCGGGAAGTGTTCACCAAAGAAACGCTCAAGGGCAAACAGGCGGTCAAGATTCGCGGACGCTGGGAGCCGATTGTAAAGCTCAACCCAAGCACCGTAGCTGTACCTAACATCTGCTTTCCACTGCCAGAGGATCAACGCAAGTACGCTATGAAATACGCCTACACCGAGGTACAGGAGGCCCGCTAA
- a CDS encoding AAA family ATPase encodes MAFIKAVRQTVPMLISLSGTSGSGKTMSGLLLAAGLAGTNGRIGMIDAENKRGSLYADDPLVTSALPQGYEIEEISAPYTPKKYIDRITEAEKSGISVCIIDSTSHEWEGEGGCCDIAENNKLRGMPNWAMAKREHKKFLAYCLSSNMHIIFCLRAREKIKIVKVNNKEEIVPIGIQPIAEKNFVFEMLLSLQFDEATHYARGIKVPKMLVDVFPGDRMITKADGERMRIWNETGATAEPNEQLKKRARSSAEQGMATYTAFFAELSTQQKKVIRDSVHDELKAIAASADKSDAPQEVSELPDPFEFSPGHRLVCKGVLYEANSDLTSWTKVEHAA; translated from the coding sequence ATGGCATTCATTAAAGCTGTTCGACAAACCGTTCCGATGCTCATCAGCTTGTCTGGTACAAGCGGCAGCGGGAAGACCATGAGTGGGCTGCTGTTGGCCGCTGGCTTGGCTGGAACAAACGGACGCATCGGCATGATAGACGCCGAGAACAAGCGCGGCAGTCTCTACGCGGATGATCCGTTGGTTACGTCCGCACTTCCGCAAGGCTACGAGATCGAGGAAATCTCCGCTCCGTATACCCCAAAGAAATACATAGATCGCATCACCGAGGCCGAGAAGTCAGGCATCTCCGTGTGCATCATTGACAGCACATCGCACGAGTGGGAAGGCGAGGGCGGATGCTGCGACATAGCGGAAAACAACAAATTGCGAGGCATGCCGAACTGGGCAATGGCAAAGCGCGAGCACAAGAAGTTCCTGGCTTATTGCCTGTCTTCCAACATGCATATCATCTTCTGCCTGCGTGCTAGGGAAAAGATCAAGATCGTAAAGGTCAATAACAAGGAAGAGATCGTACCGATCGGCATCCAGCCTATTGCCGAAAAGAACTTCGTATTTGAAATGCTGCTATCTCTGCAATTCGACGAGGCGACGCATTATGCACGCGGCATTAAAGTTCCGAAGATGCTCGTGGACGTGTTCCCTGGCGACCGGATGATTACGAAGGCCGACGGCGAAAGGATGCGGATCTGGAACGAAACTGGTGCCACTGCAGAACCAAACGAGCAACTGAAGAAGCGAGCTCGTTCGTCAGCAGAACAAGGCATGGCGACCTACACGGCGTTCTTTGCGGAATTGAGCACTCAGCAAAAAAAGGTCATCCGAGATTCGGTTCACGATGAACTTAAGGCAATCGCGGCATCCGCGGATAAGTCCGACGCCCCTCAGGAAGTCTCGGAGTTGCCTGATCCATTTGAGTTTAGTCCAGGCCACAGGCTCGTTTGTAAAGGCGTGCTTTACGAGGCTAATAGCGACCTGACGTCTTGGACTAAGGTTGAGCACGCAGCATAA
- a CDS encoding PD-(D/E)XK nuclease-like domain-containing protein: MSAQPQTSQRIPAIDYHAAPGLSNSALADLAVSPLRFWHLHVNPNRPGEESTPYLQFGSALHTAVLEPDEFEKRYACKLDPTLYPNLLDTMDDLKAWLTEHGMQTSAKRKRELVDRVHAKDPDVPILELLKEAHDAKHEGKIQFTVEDWMRIGGAAHSLRSEPKVAEILTNGDAEVSCFVTDPETGVPLKARFDWVTPKCTLDLKTFSQQRSKTIDKTIADAIWYERYYIQAYFYSLVRAISSGDTTAAGPQKAPEFIMAFVESEEPHEVRIRSFRPKVAGEINLFWQRARIEVHELIRLYADCLDRFGDKPWRDPRDVDPLEDHELPALLAS, translated from the coding sequence ATGTCAGCGCAGCCGCAAACTAGTCAGCGTATCCCGGCTATTGATTATCACGCCGCTCCAGGTCTATCGAATAGCGCTCTCGCTGACTTGGCTGTTTCGCCGCTGCGGTTCTGGCACTTGCATGTGAATCCCAACCGACCAGGGGAGGAATCCACGCCCTACCTGCAATTCGGAAGCGCCTTGCACACTGCTGTCTTGGAGCCCGATGAATTCGAGAAACGATATGCCTGCAAACTCGACCCAACGCTATACCCGAATTTGCTGGATACGATGGACGATCTGAAGGCGTGGCTCACGGAGCATGGGATGCAGACCAGCGCCAAGCGAAAGCGAGAACTGGTGGATCGCGTACACGCCAAAGACCCAGACGTCCCTATTCTTGAACTGCTGAAAGAAGCGCACGATGCAAAGCACGAGGGCAAGATTCAGTTTACCGTGGAGGACTGGATGCGGATCGGAGGTGCCGCTCACTCGCTCAGGAGTGAGCCCAAGGTAGCCGAGATACTGACAAATGGCGATGCGGAAGTGTCTTGCTTTGTCACCGACCCAGAGACGGGTGTACCGCTCAAGGCTCGGTTCGATTGGGTAACTCCCAAATGCACGCTAGACCTTAAGACCTTTTCTCAGCAACGATCCAAGACAATCGACAAGACTATCGCCGATGCTATTTGGTACGAGCGTTACTACATTCAGGCCTACTTTTATAGCTTGGTGCGGGCAATCTCAAGCGGAGACACGACTGCCGCAGGTCCGCAAAAGGCACCAGAGTTCATCATGGCATTCGTTGAAAGCGAAGAGCCGCACGAAGTTCGCATACGATCCTTTCGCCCGAAGGTGGCTGGCGAAATTAATCTGTTCTGGCAACGAGCGCGAATTGAGGTTCACGAGCTGATTCGACTGTATGCAGATTGCTTAGATCGATTCGGGGATAAGCCGTGGCGCGATCCACGCGATGTAGATCCACTGGAAGATCACGAGTTGCCGGCATTGTTAGCGAGTTGA